A single region of the Pararhodospirillum photometricum DSM 122 genome encodes:
- a CDS encoding ABC1 kinase family protein codes for MTETNTLGGRVKRYARVSTSMGTLAVRAAGERVLGLKGDDARRAADLRQALGGLKGPLMKVAQILSTIPDALPQEYINELAQLQADAPRMGWPFVKRRMTAELGPSWESRFGRFEHEAAAAASLGQVHRAESLEGQALACKLQYPDMASVVDADLRQLKVFISLYRRYDGAIDPSDLHAELGDRLREELDYSREARNMRLYRHMLASEPAVHVPEPLADLSTDRLLTMTWLDGARLLDFANHSQEERNTIAYHMFRAWYVPFYDYGVIHGDPHLGNYTVREDLSLNLMDFGAIRVFNPTFVKGVIDLYFALRDNDADRAVHAYECWGFGNLSREMIDILNQWARFIYGPLLEDRLRIIREDMPSGGQIGRKVAEKVHADLKAIGGIKPPREFVLMDRAAIGLGSVFWHLDAHINWYQMFHEIIGTFDADALAHRQAIALAEAGLV; via the coding sequence ATGACCGAGACCAACACCCTGGGCGGGCGCGTCAAGCGTTATGCCCGCGTTTCCACCTCGATGGGGACCCTTGCCGTCCGCGCCGCTGGGGAGCGGGTCCTTGGCCTCAAGGGCGACGACGCCCGGCGCGCCGCCGATCTGCGTCAGGCCCTGGGCGGTTTGAAGGGGCCCTTGATGAAGGTGGCCCAGATCCTCTCGACGATTCCCGACGCCCTGCCGCAAGAATACATCAACGAACTGGCCCAGTTGCAAGCCGACGCCCCGCGCATGGGCTGGCCCTTCGTCAAGCGCCGCATGACCGCCGAACTGGGGCCCAGTTGGGAAAGCCGCTTTGGCCGCTTCGAGCACGAAGCCGCCGCCGCGGCCTCCTTAGGGCAGGTCCACCGGGCCGAAAGCCTGGAGGGTCAGGCGCTGGCCTGCAAGCTCCAGTACCCCGACATGGCCTCGGTGGTGGACGCCGACCTGCGCCAGCTCAAGGTGTTTATCAGCCTGTACCGCCGCTACGATGGCGCCATCGACCCCAGCGACCTGCACGCCGAACTCGGCGACCGCCTGCGCGAGGAACTGGACTACAGCCGCGAAGCCCGCAACATGCGGCTCTATCGCCACATGCTCGCCAGCGAGCCGGCGGTCCACGTGCCCGAGCCCCTGGCCGATCTCAGCACCGATCGCCTGCTGACCATGACTTGGCTCGACGGCGCCCGTTTGCTCGACTTTGCCAACCATAGCCAGGAAGAGCGCAACACCATCGCCTATCATATGTTCCGGGCGTGGTATGTGCCGTTCTACGACTATGGCGTGATCCACGGCGACCCGCATCTAGGCAACTACACGGTGCGCGAAGACCTCTCCTTGAACCTGATGGACTTCGGCGCCATCCGCGTGTTCAACCCGACCTTTGTCAAAGGCGTGATCGACCTGTACTTCGCCCTTCGCGACAACGATGCCGACCGCGCGGTGCACGCCTATGAATGCTGGGGCTTTGGCAATCTCAGCCGGGAGATGATTGACATTCTCAACCAGTGGGCCCGCTTCATCTACGGCCCCCTGCTCGAAGACCGCCTGCGGATCATCCGCGAGGACATGCCCTCGGGCGGGCAGATTGGTCGCAAAGTGGCCGAAAAGGTTCACGCGGATCTCAAGGCCATCGGCGGCATCAAGCCGCCGCGCGAGTTCGTGCTCATGGACCGCGCCGCCATTGGCCTGGGCAGCGTCTTTTGGCACCTGGATGCCCATATCAACTGGTACCAGATGTTCCACGAAATCATCGGCACCTTCGACGCCGACGCCCTCGCCCACCGCCAAGCTATCGCCTTGGCCGAAGCCGGTCTGGTCTGA
- a CDS encoding methyl-accepting chemotaxis protein has protein sequence MSPGTMMSRALVVKIVTPLALVLAVGFAVSTWFAVSRGGETIRDLSRQGAASVAQEASAQAAGVLGQAFAVPRAIAALAQAQRATHSTDRAGFVGALTALLHDNPTLVATWIAFEPNAFDGQDAAYVNTKGHDGTGRFVPYVFRDKTGIDLTPLLDYETPGPGDYYLLARTSQRGQLLEPYYYEVAGKQELITSLAVPVIQDGRTIGVAGVDMMLDGLTAVIDQSRPFTDSRVSLISEGGLWVATTDTGKLGTKVADSDPGAAQALAGGTRERVTTQALSPTTGAKLHRVFVPVSLPEAANTWSVMVDLPLARMEEPVAHLTHGLIASAVAITLAMMGGITLLVWRQAVKPVQALTRVVESLSAGHTDTAVPLTERADELGMMARAIAFFKEKLAEVTRLRAEQEQAKAKAVDDRRREMIDLAASFETAIRAVVEGVSQAATDLQNSATVLSSTAQDASRQSTAVAAATHQASANVATVASAGEELSASIADISRRVSESRSVAQKAVEEARDTGTTVEGLAQAADHIGGIVQLITDIASQTNLLALNATIEAARAGEAGKGFAVVAGEVKHLATQTARATEDISAQIAAMQQVTGGATDAMARIQKTIGRVNEISAAIGASVEQQAAATQEISHNAQQTAQGVDEVSQGVAGVSSLAQEVGQTADHVLNASSALTAQADALRREVDAFIHRIRQA, from the coding sequence ATGTCTCCTGGAACGATGATGAGTCGGGCCCTGGTGGTCAAAATCGTCACCCCCCTTGCGCTGGTCTTGGCGGTTGGCTTCGCGGTGTCCACGTGGTTTGCCGTTTCGCGAGGGGGCGAGACCATCCGCGACTTAAGCCGCCAGGGCGCCGCCTCGGTGGCTCAGGAGGCCTCGGCCCAGGCGGCGGGGGTATTGGGGCAGGCGTTTGCCGTGCCTCGGGCCATTGCCGCGCTGGCCCAGGCCCAACGGGCGACCCACAGCACCGACCGGGCCGGCTTTGTGGGCGCGCTGACTGCCTTGTTGCACGATAACCCTACTTTGGTGGCAACCTGGATCGCCTTTGAGCCCAATGCCTTCGATGGCCAGGATGCGGCCTATGTTAACACCAAGGGGCACGACGGCACCGGCCGCTTCGTCCCCTATGTCTTTCGCGACAAGACCGGCATCGACCTTACCCCTTTGCTGGACTACGAAACCCCGGGGCCGGGTGATTATTACCTACTGGCCCGCACCAGTCAGCGTGGCCAACTTCTCGAGCCCTATTATTACGAGGTGGCCGGGAAGCAAGAACTGATCACCAGCCTAGCCGTTCCCGTGATTCAGGACGGTCGCACCATCGGGGTGGCCGGTGTGGATATGATGCTGGATGGGCTGACCGCCGTGATCGACCAGAGTCGCCCCTTCACCGACAGTCGCGTTTCCCTGATCTCGGAGGGCGGTTTGTGGGTCGCCACCACCGACACCGGCAAACTGGGCACCAAGGTTGCCGACTCGGATCCCGGCGCGGCCCAGGCACTGGCGGGCGGTACTCGGGAGCGCGTGACAACCCAGGCCCTCTCCCCCACCACCGGCGCCAAGCTTCACCGGGTGTTCGTGCCCGTCTCGCTGCCCGAGGCCGCCAATACGTGGTCGGTGATGGTTGATCTCCCCCTGGCCCGGATGGAAGAGCCCGTTGCCCACCTCACCCATGGATTGATCGCCTCGGCCGTCGCCATCACCCTGGCCATGATGGGGGGCATCACGCTGCTGGTCTGGCGTCAGGCGGTAAAACCGGTGCAAGCCCTCACCCGGGTGGTGGAAAGCCTGTCCGCGGGCCATACCGACACCGCCGTGCCCCTGACCGAGCGGGCCGACGAACTGGGCATGATGGCCCGTGCCATCGCCTTCTTTAAGGAAAAGTTGGCCGAAGTCACCCGCCTGCGCGCCGAGCAGGAACAGGCCAAGGCCAAGGCGGTTGACGATCGACGCCGCGAGATGATCGATCTCGCCGCGTCGTTTGAAACCGCCATTCGCGCCGTGGTCGAGGGAGTTTCCCAAGCCGCAACCGACCTGCAAAACAGCGCTACCGTGCTGTCGAGCACCGCCCAGGACGCCAGCCGTCAATCAACGGCAGTGGCGGCGGCCACCCATCAGGCCTCGGCCAACGTTGCCACCGTGGCCAGCGCCGGCGAGGAACTGTCGGCCTCGATCGCTGATATCAGCCGCCGGGTTTCGGAAAGCCGGAGCGTGGCGCAAAAGGCCGTGGAAGAAGCCCGCGATACCGGCACCACCGTGGAAGGTTTGGCCCAGGCCGCCGACCATATCGGGGGCATTGTCCAGTTGATTACCGATATCGCCAGCCAAACCAACCTGCTGGCTCTCAACGCCACCATTGAGGCCGCCCGCGCCGGGGAAGCCGGCAAGGGCTTCGCCGTGGTCGCGGGCGAGGTCAAGCACTTGGCCACCCAAACCGCCCGCGCCACCGAGGATATTTCGGCTCAAATTGCCGCCATGCAGCAAGTGACCGGCGGCGCCACCGATGCCATGGCCCGCATCCAAAAAACCATCGGGCGGGTCAACGAAATCTCCGCCGCCATCGGCGCCTCGGTCGAACAACAAGCCGCCGCCACCCAGGAGATCTCTCACAACGCCCAGCAAACCGCCCAGGGCGTGGACGAGGTCAGCCAGGGCGTCGCCGGGGTCAGTTCTCTGGCCCAGGAAGTCGGCCAAACCGCCGACCACGTGCTGAACGCCTCGTCAGCCCTCACCGCCCAGGCCGACGCCTTGCGTCGCGAGGTCGATGCCTTCATCCACCGCATCCGCCAAGCGTAA
- a CDS encoding DegT/DnrJ/EryC1/StrS family aminotransferase: protein MPYIERIDEARWYSNFGPLHNEFRLRIARHFNLGADQVIFLSNATVGIALALQAVGLKRAGNRCVCPSWTFAATPHAIVLAGMSPVFADVDATTWTLNVDQVENDDIHNTAGVVVVSPFGGIVDMDRWERFAERSGVPVVCDAAASFDAVGRGEFRIGTIPIVISLHATKPLGAGEGAIVLCTDPDIIERIRQMSNFGFSTTSVAQVPGTNAKLNEYNCAIGLASLNTWPETRAKIAHLRKYYHEKLEPIDGISVFGVNQDYVSNYMIIETSADGYQLSNHLSQRQIETRRWWRSGCHQHPAFSSFNVRPLPQTRRLGVHTLGLPFFGDITQEEIDKVIDAVGEFCIRSDSLNR from the coding sequence ATTCCGTATATTGAGAGAATAGATGAGGCACGTTGGTATTCAAATTTTGGACCTCTCCATAATGAGTTTAGATTACGCATTGCAAGACATTTTAACCTTGGCGCTGATCAAGTAATATTTCTTTCTAATGCTACCGTAGGAATTGCCCTTGCCCTCCAGGCCGTTGGATTGAAGCGTGCCGGAAATCGGTGTGTATGTCCGTCCTGGACTTTTGCTGCGACGCCTCATGCCATCGTCCTGGCCGGAATGTCGCCGGTGTTCGCCGACGTCGATGCGACGACATGGACACTTAATGTCGATCAAGTGGAAAACGACGACATCCATAACACAGCGGGTGTTGTCGTCGTTTCTCCATTCGGCGGAATAGTCGATATGGATCGTTGGGAGCGTTTTGCAGAACGCAGCGGTGTTCCTGTCGTTTGTGATGCCGCTGCTAGTTTTGATGCTGTCGGTCGGGGGGAATTCCGGATCGGAACCATTCCTATAGTTATTAGCCTACACGCTACCAAGCCTCTCGGGGCAGGTGAGGGAGCAATCGTTCTGTGTACTGATCCCGATATCATTGAGCGTATTCGGCAGATGTCCAATTTCGGGTTCTCTACGACATCGGTAGCCCAGGTTCCCGGAACGAATGCAAAACTTAATGAGTATAATTGTGCCATTGGCTTGGCATCACTAAATACATGGCCAGAAACACGCGCAAAAATTGCACATCTTAGAAAATACTACCATGAAAAACTAGAACCAATTGATGGTATAAGTGTTTTTGGTGTGAACCAAGATTATGTTTCTAATTACATGATCATTGAAACATCCGCTGACGGATACCAACTCTCCAATCATTTGTCACAAAGGCAGATCGAGACGAGGCGGTGGTGGCGTAGTGGGTGTCACCAGCATCCTGCGTTTTCTTCTTTTAACGTTAGGCCGTTGCCCCAGACGAGACGGCTTGGCGTCCATACTCTAGGATTGCCGTTTTTTGGTGATATCACTCAAGAGGAAATTGATAAAGTTATCGACGCTGTTGGAGAGTTTTGTATCCGGTCTGACAGTTTGAACCGATAA
- a CDS encoding methyltransferase domain-containing protein — translation MSNAASLSSSTSSVTIAYLIDNIWCDIHGIYIQGWAHAFEKPVRRLIFSCGGEKVYFEEFSERPDLLNHYPEHPCVVKTGFSIYLNFPPFFPVQIEVVTDKGSALIALAVPDHLKAGPSQNQEPPLGAFLDSMRARKGTVLEIGARVVGDMTQSTAAQLGPECTFIGFDIHPALGVDVVGDAHTLTQFVPRASVDGIFSVAVLEHLQAPWLAAAEMNRALRPDGRVLHVVPQTWPVHETPNDFWRMSDEGLKTLFGPSLGFEIIDAGMCDPFTIIPNRRVGSWTSMPLSPGYGTSYVYARKIFEIDDDVVVWPLSGKAIEERAQLYPRHETN, via the coding sequence TTGAGCAACGCTGCGTCACTCTCTTCTTCTACCTCTTCTGTTACAATAGCTTATTTAATTGATAATATTTGGTGCGATATTCATGGAATATATATACAGGGATGGGCTCACGCCTTTGAAAAACCGGTGCGCCGCCTAATTTTTAGCTGTGGTGGAGAGAAAGTATATTTCGAAGAATTTTCAGAACGACCGGACTTGCTTAATCACTACCCAGAGCATCCCTGTGTCGTCAAAACAGGTTTCTCTATTTATCTAAATTTTCCTCCATTTTTTCCGGTTCAGATCGAAGTAGTAACGGACAAAGGCTCCGCACTCATCGCTCTTGCCGTTCCGGATCATTTGAAGGCTGGTCCTTCTCAAAATCAGGAACCTCCTCTGGGAGCCTTCCTTGACAGCATGCGAGCCCGGAAAGGAACCGTCCTCGAAATTGGTGCGCGTGTCGTTGGTGATATGACTCAAAGTACAGCTGCCCAACTCGGGCCGGAGTGCACCTTTATAGGCTTTGATATTCACCCGGCTCTAGGTGTGGATGTGGTCGGAGATGCCCATACGCTCACCCAGTTTGTTCCTCGTGCTTCTGTCGATGGTATTTTTTCCGTTGCCGTTCTCGAGCACCTACAGGCACCCTGGCTGGCAGCGGCAGAAATGAACCGGGCTTTGCGTCCCGATGGACGTGTCTTGCACGTTGTTCCCCAGACATGGCCGGTCCACGAAACACCCAATGATTTTTGGCGCATGTCTGATGAAGGATTAAAAACTCTTTTCGGTCCTTCGTTGGGATTTGAAATTATTGATGCAGGAATGTGTGACCCCTTCACGATCATTCCAAACCGCAGGGTTGGATCATGGACTAGTATGCCACTCAGCCCGGGTTATGGAACGTCCTATGTCTATGCTCGGAAGATTTTCGAAATTGATGATGATGTGGTTGTTTGGCCTCTCTCAGGCAAAGCAATCGAGGAACGGGCTCAACTTTATCCCCGCCACGAAACAAACTGA
- a CDS encoding glycosyltransferase, translating to MMTPPPSFSACVDHSLAAGRFAEARQQALALLADEERHLDGILARTRCALAEDDVAEALRWAERAFRYNPKDIGTCTFYAAVALRAGQCALAVSLLSEKTYTSPTPGIVLGWSLRRLGETKRLLLLLSDLLGRFPPSLAPALEELANQTVIDDVVPGWAAPDVGGRIVGVLGPSVSPDAWVRVFCDTAELMAAPVSHLPREPIFSSKLDCFSLTFADHSSEKALLLTLEDAPLLGMPAPLIVHPVVEGGVTSEGEEVRGWAWMPADPSRPVAIRIVDERGHAVTLETNQTVPEAARLGIEDGPHGFLCDPLAAGLMPGRFWILAGDGQTPLVGSPICIPARRTPIPVAPPPPRKNRSMAPTATVDILVPVYGARQETLACLSSLFESLSSEGTPPHEIIAIDDAGPDPRLCEELARLGAAGRLTFLSNEHTLGFPKTVNRGLALHPDRDVVLLNADTLVAGDWLRRLQRAAYAHPETVSVNPFIKTTEPSFLILCLWTRPQFRFPL from the coding sequence ATGATGACGCCTCCCCCCTCTTTTTCAGCCTGTGTCGATCATTCCCTGGCTGCTGGCCGCTTCGCCGAAGCCCGACAGCAGGCCTTAGCCCTCCTTGCCGACGAAGAGCGGCATCTGGATGGAATTCTTGCCCGTACTCGCTGTGCATTGGCCGAGGATGATGTCGCAGAGGCCTTGCGATGGGCCGAGCGAGCATTTCGTTACAATCCTAAAGATATTGGAACCTGCACTTTTTATGCGGCTGTTGCCCTGCGCGCCGGTCAATGTGCACTGGCAGTTTCTCTTCTGAGTGAAAAAACATATACATCTCCAACTCCTGGCATTGTTTTGGGATGGTCTTTAAGGCGTCTTGGAGAGACGAAGCGCCTTCTTCTCCTGCTCTCTGATCTACTCGGCCGCTTCCCACCATCTCTCGCCCCTGCTCTGGAAGAGCTGGCGAATCAAACTGTCATTGATGACGTGGTTCCTGGTTGGGCTGCACCAGATGTAGGGGGGCGTATTGTTGGCGTTTTGGGACCTAGCGTCTCGCCCGATGCCTGGGTTCGAGTATTTTGTGATACAGCAGAGCTTATGGCAGCCCCAGTTTCTCATTTGCCCCGAGAACCAATATTTTCGTCTAAGTTAGACTGTTTTTCTTTAACGTTTGCAGACCATTCTTCAGAAAAGGCTCTTTTACTTACTCTTGAGGATGCACCTCTCCTCGGAATGCCAGCCCCTCTGATCGTCCATCCTGTTGTCGAGGGCGGGGTAACAAGCGAGGGAGAGGAGGTGAGGGGGTGGGCCTGGATGCCGGCAGATCCGTCTCGCCCTGTCGCAATCCGAATCGTCGATGAACGCGGCCATGCCGTGACGCTAGAGACCAACCAGACCGTCCCAGAAGCCGCCCGCCTTGGCATTGAAGACGGCCCCCATGGGTTTCTGTGCGATCCTCTGGCGGCAGGGTTGATGCCAGGTCGCTTCTGGATTTTGGCGGGAGATGGGCAAACGCCCTTGGTAGGATCTCCGATTTGCATCCCTGCTCGACGAACCCCCATCCCTGTTGCCCCTCCTCCGCCGCGAAAAAACCGATCCATGGCGCCGACGGCCACGGTCGATATTTTGGTGCCGGTTTATGGGGCCCGCCAGGAAACGTTGGCCTGTCTTTCTTCTCTCTTCGAGAGTCTCTCCTCTGAAGGCACACCTCCCCATGAAATCATTGCCATTGATGATGCTGGGCCTGACCCCCGTTTGTGTGAGGAGTTAGCTCGCTTGGGGGCGGCTGGGCGCTTGACGTTTCTAAGTAACGAGCACACCCTTGGCTTTCCTAAAACCGTCAACCGAGGGCTCGCCTTACACCCCGACCGGGATGTCGTTTTGCTCAATGCGGATACCTTAGTGGCCGGGGATTGGCTGCGGCGCTTGCAGCGGGCTGCATATGCCCACCCTGAGACTGTTTCGGTAAACCCCTTTATCAAAACGACGGAACCCTCGTTTCTTATCCTCTGCCTTTGGACGAGACCCCAGTTCCGGTTCCCTCTTTAG
- a CDS encoding calcium-binding protein, with amino-acid sequence MANTITGAVTSVTSVSSTYAQAVLKNSSLVDASKLTGISQEVTAGGVFSAGPANSATIVTSTAGATTVTGSSAANVLIVGNDDAKTVLQAGTGAGQTIIGGSGGQLLGTSTTSTGSTTAAIFGGTGNDTVIAAAGTNTVAAGAGSNVVGLTGGTNAVLVGGNDTIVAAGGTNIIALGSGASSVIATGGTGVVAAGSGDAMVGVTTGGNTVFGGSGNATFVSGGTSGVFFVGNSATTGTAFLAGGAGNDVLVAGKSTTAMYGGAGNDLFVFSSVYGGGKAVIADFKAGTDYLAFTGYTGQTAASIASKITTSSAGSVISLSDGTTILVSGVTGLTANNILVG; translated from the coding sequence ATGGCTAATACCATTACTGGCGCCGTAACGTCCGTCACGAGCGTTTCCTCGACGTACGCTCAGGCCGTCTTGAAGAACTCGTCGCTCGTGGATGCCAGCAAGCTGACCGGGATCTCTCAGGAGGTTACGGCTGGTGGTGTCTTCTCGGCTGGCCCGGCGAACAGCGCCACGATTGTTACTAGCACTGCCGGCGCGACCACGGTGACTGGTTCCTCGGCTGCCAACGTCCTGATCGTTGGTAACGACGATGCTAAAACCGTTCTTCAGGCCGGTACCGGTGCAGGTCAGACCATCATTGGTGGTAGCGGAGGTCAGCTGCTGGGGACTTCTACGACCAGCACCGGTTCCACCACAGCCGCGATCTTTGGTGGCACGGGCAATGACACCGTTATCGCTGCGGCTGGTACCAACACCGTTGCCGCTGGCGCTGGCTCCAACGTTGTCGGTCTGACCGGCGGCACCAACGCTGTTCTGGTTGGTGGTAACGACACCATTGTCGCGGCCGGCGGCACCAACATCATTGCTCTGGGCTCCGGTGCTTCTTCCGTGATCGCCACCGGCGGTACGGGCGTGGTCGCCGCTGGTTCGGGCGATGCCATGGTCGGCGTGACCACCGGCGGCAACACCGTGTTCGGTGGCTCGGGCAACGCCACCTTCGTCAGCGGTGGCACCAGCGGCGTGTTCTTTGTCGGCAACAGCGCCACTACCGGCACCGCGTTCCTGGCTGGCGGCGCTGGCAACGACGTCCTGGTTGCTGGCAAGTCCACCACCGCCATGTACGGCGGTGCGGGCAACGACCTGTTCGTGTTCAGCTCCGTCTATGGTGGCGGCAAGGCCGTCATCGCTGACTTCAAGGCTGGCACCGACTACCTCGCCTTCACGGGGTACACGGGGCAGACCGCCGCTTCGATCGCTTCGAAGATCACCACCTCCTCCGCTGGCTCGGTTATCAGCCTGTCGGACGGCACCACCATCTTGGTGTCCGGTGTGACCGGACTGACCGCCAACAACATCCTGGTTGGTTAA
- a CDS encoding NAD-dependent epimerase/dehydratase family protein → MSTILVIGAGGFLGSRVARFLAERPDTTVKAGTPAGGRPAPEGLIKAVADVRDVRTLVAAMEGVDAVVNCATGDRWVTVNGTQAILSAARQAGVPRVVHLSSVVVYGQASGLITEEQPLAPMADDPEAALKAEAEGLCLTAMTEGQSVIVLRLPILFGAECVQWAGLTARRLASRRWGTLGDAGDGVCNAVDPRDVCAAVAAALDAPAGTQGAFNIRGPEPLTWNSFFERYNEALGLPPLLAQNLNGFGLRFLVGSLVRETVSHLPQGSQALGGLMAETPTFRELDFFRLRADYAIDKAHSVLGWTPAIPFEDSLSQAAAWVRAGGLAEMLTKARTQGERAAASAPAPDEIGLPLPPLPDFLSSSRLPAFLTPDGLRRLAIVNRNTSLIRAQGILQDDDRSGTFFYSNQNDILAVVETQNCG, encoded by the coding sequence ATGTCAACGATTTTAGTCATCGGCGCCGGAGGGTTTCTGGGCAGCCGCGTGGCCCGTTTTCTGGCCGAGCGCCCGGACACCACCGTCAAGGCCGGCACCCCGGCCGGCGGGCGCCCGGCCCCCGAGGGGCTGATCAAGGCGGTGGCCGACGTGCGCGATGTGCGAACCCTGGTCGCGGCCATGGAGGGCGTGGACGCCGTGGTCAATTGCGCCACGGGCGATCGTTGGGTGACGGTCAACGGGACCCAGGCCATCCTGAGCGCCGCGCGCCAGGCCGGGGTGCCCCGGGTCGTGCATCTGAGTTCGGTGGTGGTCTATGGTCAGGCCAGCGGCCTGATCACCGAGGAGCAGCCCCTCGCCCCCATGGCCGATGACCCCGAGGCGGCGCTCAAGGCCGAAGCCGAGGGCTTGTGCCTGACGGCCATGACCGAGGGCCAGTCGGTCATCGTGCTGCGCCTGCCCATCTTGTTTGGCGCCGAGTGCGTGCAGTGGGCGGGGCTGACAGCGCGCCGACTGGCCTCGCGCCGGTGGGGCACCCTGGGCGACGCCGGCGACGGCGTGTGCAACGCGGTTGATCCGCGCGACGTGTGCGCCGCCGTGGCCGCCGCCCTCGACGCTCCGGCCGGCACCCAAGGGGCGTTCAACATCCGCGGTCCCGAGCCCCTGACCTGGAACAGCTTCTTCGAGCGCTACAACGAGGCCCTCGGCCTGCCGCCGCTGCTGGCCCAGAATCTCAACGGGTTTGGCCTGCGCTTCTTGGTGGGCAGCTTGGTGCGCGAGACCGTGAGTCATCTGCCCCAGGGCTCCCAGGCATTGGGCGGCCTGATGGCCGAAACTCCAACCTTCCGCGAGCTGGACTTTTTCCGCTTGCGCGCCGACTACGCCATCGACAAGGCCCACAGTGTTCTAGGCTGGACGCCCGCCATCCCCTTTGAAGACAGCTTAAGCCAAGCCGCCGCCTGGGTTCGGGCCGGGGGGCTGGCCGAGATGCTGACCAAGGCCCGCACCCAAGGCGAGCGCGCCGCCGCCAGCGCCCCGGCCCCCGACGAGATCGGCCTGCCCTTGCCGCCGCTGCCGGACTTCCTGTCTTCGTCACGCCTGCCCGCCTTCCTGACCCCGGACGGCCTGCGTCGCCTCGCCATTGTCAACAGAAATACAAGCCTCATCAGGGCTCAAGGGATCTTGCAAGATGACGATAGGAGTGGGACCTTCTTCTACAGCAATCAAAACGACATACTGGCCGTTGTTGAAACGCAAAACTGCGGGTAG
- a CDS encoding light-harvesting protein: MADNTKVYPSGLTEAEAQEFHGWYTKGLAVWVVLSAFAHVFTYNYLPWF; this comes from the coding sequence ATGGCCGACAACACGAAGGTTTATCCGTCGGGTCTGACCGAGGCGGAAGCCCAGGAATTCCATGGCTGGTACACGAAGGGCCTGGCCGTGTGGGTGGTTCTGTCCGCCTTCGCTCACGTCTTCACCTACAACTACCTGCCCTGGTTCTAA
- the pufA gene encoding light-harvesting antenna LH1, alpha subunit has product MWRVWLLVNPAQALFASAAILVTLVTIIHLFVLGGPLSQYLLKGIIEKGL; this is encoded by the coding sequence ATGTGGAGAGTTTGGCTGCTGGTTAACCCGGCTCAGGCCCTGTTCGCGTCTGCCGCCATCCTGGTGACCCTCGTCACCATCATTCACCTGTTCGTCCTGGGCGGCCCGCTGTCCCAGTACCTGCTGAAGGGCATCATCGAGAAGGGCCTCTAA
- a CDS encoding light-harvesting protein, with amino-acid sequence MADNTKVYPSGLTEAEAQEFHGWYSKGLALWVVLSAFAHIFTYTYLPWF; translated from the coding sequence ATGGCCGACAACACGAAGGTTTATCCGTCGGGTCTGACCGAGGCCGAAGCCCAGGAGTTCCATGGCTGGTACTCGAAGGGTTTGGCGCTGTGGGTGGTTCTGTCCGCCTTCGCGCACATCTTCACCTACACCTACCTGCCCTGGTTCTAA
- the pufA gene encoding light-harvesting antenna LH1, alpha subunit — protein sequence MWRVWLLVNPAKALFASAAILVTVVTIIHLFVLGGPLSQHLLKGFIEKGL from the coding sequence ATGTGGAGAGTTTGGCTGCTGGTTAACCCCGCTAAGGCCCTGTTCGCCTCTGCCGCTATCCTGGTGACCGTCGTCACCATCATTCACCTGTTCGTCCTGGGCGGCCCGCTGTCCCAGCACCTGCTGAAGGGCTTCATCGAGAAGGGCCTCTAA
- a CDS encoding light-harvesting protein: MADTTKVYPSGLTEAEAQEFHCWYTKGLAVWVILSAFAHVFTYHYLPWF, from the coding sequence ATGGCCGACACCACGAAGGTTTATCCGTCGGGACTGACCGAAGCCGAGGCCCAGGAGTTCCATTGCTGGTACACCAAGGGCTTGGCGGTGTGGGTGATCCTGTCCGCCTTCGCGCACGTCTTCACCTATCACTATCTGCCTTGGTTCTGA
- the pufA gene encoding light-harvesting antenna LH1, alpha subunit, protein MWRVWLFVNPAQALFATAGILVTLVTIIHLFVLGGPLSKYLFKSFIEKGL, encoded by the coding sequence ATGTGGAGAGTTTGGCTGTTTGTTAATCCCGCTCAGGCCTTGTTCGCCACCGCCGGGATTCTGGTCACCCTCGTGACCATCATCCACCTGTTCGTGCTGGGCGGTCCGCTGTCCAAGTACCTGTTCAAGAGCTTTATCGAGAAGGGCCTCTAA